The segment ATATCAGGGGATGTGGTAATTTCGGCAAGTGGTATGCCCAGCCGGTCTAGTCTGAATATGATTTTACCATCTTCTTCTCCTATACGACGGGCTGCATCTTCTTCAAGTCCCAATGTTTCAATGGTAACATTGCCATATTTTGTTTCAACATAACCGTCGGTAGCTAGTATACCTGTTCTTTGGAATCCACTTGTATTACTTCCATCAATAACTTGCTTACGCATTGTATGGAATTCATCCACTACTTTCATGTTCATAAGGCAGGCGAGGATGATTGAAATATCAACAGCTTCCTGGTTAAGTGGTGCAGGAGGTTCTTCATCCGCTTCAACTAGGCAGGTATGGTGATTGTATGTTTCATAGATAAACTGTAGGTTACGTTGTGATTCCTCGTAAGCAGCACGGTCAATTTCTCCAAGTTCACTCTGTGTTGGCCTTAATCTACGTTCCAGTCTACCTTCCGGTTGTTTATCTGTCAAGGAGTTTGGACATCTACAAAATAGTTTTGTCTGACTATCTAATTGTTGATGTATTTCAAGTCCCATCATTAATCCTAATTCTTCATAATCAAATTTATCTTCAGACATCTAAATACACCTCAATTAATTTTTTATAAAATACCTCTGGCTTAGTGTGGTGTTTATTTCACCTTTAAGATTGCTTTGCATAATGTAACGTATTTCATCACTTTCATCGCTTTGACCTACTGCCCATAATAGTTTTGTATATGCTGTTTCCGGGAGCATATCGGCCACAGGTATGACATTTTCATGAAGTAGTCTACGTCCGCTACTGTAAACGTTCATGTTTGTTCTTCCAAATAAGCATTGTGATGTCATGACAACTGGTATGTTTTCATCTGTTGCCCTTGCTATTGCCGTTATAACCTCATCGCTGCAGTGGCCCAGCCCTGTTCCTTCAATTACAAGTCCTTCATATCCCTTATCTACGTAAATGTCAATAAGTTCAGGACTGATTCCCGGATACATCTTAACCAACGCAACCTTTTCTGCCAGGTTATCGTTAATGGCAAGTTCGGTTGAATCTCTTTTGAAGTATTCTACTTCTTCATCCACCATCTTAACTTTGTTGTTGCTTATTCTTGCAAGCGGATTCATGTTGATGCTTGTAAAAGTGTCCCTACGTGAGGTATGCATTTTACGTGCACGGTTTCCTCTATGTAGGTCACATGATGGATCATCTTCTGTTGAATGCATACAGATACATACCTCGGCAATGTCTGACTTTGTCGCTGTTACAGATGCCATCAGGTTTGTAAATGCATCACTTGATGGTCGGTCTGAACTACGTTGTGCACCGGTTAATACGATTGGTACCGGCGTGTCCAACATGAAACTGAGTGCTGAAGCCGTGTAATGCATGGTATCTGTTCCATGTGCTATAATCACTCCGTCTGCGCCATTGTTTATCTCATCATAGATGCTGTTTGCCGTTTTAATCCAGTATTCCGGATTCATGTTTTCACTTAATATATTGAAAATGGCCTTTGCGTTGATATTGGCGTAATCCACTAATTCGGGTGTTGCCCTTAACAGGTCATCTGCCGTAAATGCAGGATGTACCGCTCCTGTTTTGTAATCGATTACACTTGCAACGGTTCCCCCTGTTGAAAGGATGGATAGGTTATCCTTATCACTACTTATCTGTTTGTCTACAGGATCCAATTCTATCTTCGGTTTTTCTCCGTCGGCAATTTTTTCTATTTTTGCATCCTGGATATCAACACCAATGTTGTATCCACTGTTTAATTTGATGATTAACGTGTTTTCATTTGAATAATCTGGTTTTTCAAGTAACATTCCCTTATGGGTGATGTTGTCTTTTTCTATTTTAATTATATCTCCAACGTTTATGTCGGATAATTCTAGAAAATCACGTACATATCCTTCATATACCATGTATTTACCTCGTTTCATTGATTTTTTTTTAGTAATTTATATTATAATGAGTTTTAGATAATTTTTTTCTAAAAACTTATGATTTTTTCATTTAATAATATATAGATATATGATTTTACTAGCTAATATTTTTAGCTATTTTTGATAATTTTCTTAGGTACATTGTTCTTTCATGATTCATTGCCCCTAGTTTTACTGATTGTAATTATACCTTTAAACTTATATATTAAAACTTCTAACTTATAACTTTTAACATATAAATCATTACTTATAAGTTATAACTTTTACTTTTCATAATCTAATTCTCTAATAAAATCTTCAAAAAAAAACGATTATCTTCCTTAAGATATTAAATAATCACAACAGAAATAGTTTATATCATGAGACGTAATAAGAAAATCTGTCACGTTTAAATTAATCAATTGTTTGTCAAACTAAAAAAAAGAGAA is part of the Methanosphaera sp. BMS genome and harbors:
- the gatD gene encoding Glu-tRNA(Gln) amidotransferase subunit GatD, whose amino-acid sequence is MVYEGYVRDFLELSDINVGDIIKIEKDNITHKGMLLEKPDYSNENTLIIKLNSGYNIGVDIQDAKIEKIADGEKPKIELDPVDKQISSDKDNLSILSTGGTVASVIDYKTGAVHPAFTADDLLRATPELVDYANINAKAIFNILSENMNPEYWIKTANSIYDEINNGADGVIIAHGTDTMHYTASALSFMLDTPVPIVLTGAQRSSDRPSSDAFTNLMASVTATKSDIAEVCICMHSTEDDPSCDLHRGNRARKMHTSRRDTFTSINMNPLARISNNKVKMVDEEVEYFKRDSTELAINDNLAEKVALVKMYPGISPELIDIYVDKGYEGLVIEGTGLGHCSDEVITAIARATDENIPVVMTSQCLFGRTNMNVYSSGRRLLHENVIPVADMLPETAYTKLLWAVGQSDESDEIRYIMQSNLKGEINTTLSQRYFIKN